One part of the Muntiacus reevesi chromosome 18, mMunRee1.1, whole genome shotgun sequence genome encodes these proteins:
- the ARHGAP27 gene encoding rho GTPase-activating protein 27 isoform X3 produces the protein MVDIIAKLTKRKSRELRGQQVDEPPEPVYANVERQPPATSPRAAAAPRSVGDPVWETHTDAGTGRPYYYNPETGVTTWESPFEAAEGAASPATSPASVGSHESLETEWGQYWDEESRRVFFYNPLTGETAWEDELEDQPEDEQEMQPGLSPSSTRDQRPPTPETDYPDLLASYPEEDYSPVGSLSETGPASPFVTPPGWSRHVSPDGQTVYTNNITEEQWVRLENQHGKPYFYNPDDASVQWALPQVPVPVPAPRNIHKSNQNSETPAQASPPEEKIKTLDKAGVLHRTKIVDKGKRLRKKHWSASWTVLEGGVLTFFKDSKNSAAGGLRQPSKFSTPEFTVDLKGASLAWAPKDKSSKKNVLELRTRDGSEYLIQHDSEAIISTWHSAITQGIQEMSADLPPEEESESSGVDFGSSERLGSWREDEPRPGAAPPTPGPGGLESDISKVRQKLRKFLLKRPTLQSLREKGYIKDQVFGCPLAELCEREKSPVPRFVQQSIRAVEARGLDIDGLYRISGNLATIQKLRHRVDHDEHLDLEDGRWEDVHVITGALKLFFRELPEPLFPFSHFRQFLAAIKLQDPAKRFRCVRDLVRSLPAPNHDTLRALFQHLCRVIEHGERNRMSVQNVAIVFGPTLLRPETEEASMPMTMVFQNQLVELILQQCSDIFPPP, from the exons CAGGTGGACGAGCCCCCGGAGCCCGTGTACGCGAACGTAGAGAGGCAGCCTCCGGCCACGTCGCCCCGCGCTGCCGCCGCCCctcgcagtgtgggagacccggtgTGGGAGACGCACACGGACGCGGGCACCGGGCGCCCCTACTACTACAACCCGGAGACGGGCGTGACCACCTGGGAGTCGCCCTTCGAGGCTGCCGAGGGCGCCGCCAGCCCGGCCACGTCCCCGGCCTCGGTGGGCAGCCACGAGAGCCTCGAGACCGAGTGGGGCCAGTACTGGGATGAGGAGAGCCGCAGGGTGTTCTTCTACAACCCGCTGACGGGCGAGACGGCTTGGGAGGACGAGTTAGAGGACCAGCCGGAGGACGAGCAGGAGATGCAGCCGGGCCTGAGCCCCAGCAGCACCAGGGACCAGAGG CCCCCAACCCCCGAGACGGACTACCCCGATTTGCTGGCCAGTTACCCAGAGGAAGACTATTCCCCCGTGGGCTCCCTCAGTGAGACCGGCCCCGCCTCTCCCTTTGTCACACCCCCAGGCTGGTCTCGCCATGTGAGCCCAGATGGGCAGACGGTGTACACCAACAACATCACCGAAGAACAG TGGGTGAGGCTGGAGAACCAACATGGGAAGCCTTACTTCTACAACCCAGATGACGCCTCGGTTCAGTGGGCTCTGCCCCAG GTCCCAGTCCCCGTCCCTGCCCCTCGAAACATCCACAAATCCAACCAGAACAGTGAGACCCCAGCCCAAGCCAGCCCCCCAGAAGAGAAG ATCAAGACCCTGGACAAGGCAGGCGTGCTCCATCGCACCAAGATAGTGGACAAAGGAAAGCGGCTCCG GAAGAAGCACTGGAGCGCCTCCTGGACAGTGCTGGAGGGCGGAGTCCTGACTTTCTTCAAAGACTCGAAAAACTCAGCTGCCGGTGGCCTG agGCAGCCTTCCAAGTTCTCCACCCCTGAGTTCACGGTAGACCTGAAGGGGGCCTCTCTCGCCTGGGCCCCCAAAGACAAATCCAGCAAGAAGAATGTGCTGGAG CTTCGGACCCGAGATGGCTCAGAGTACCTGATCCAGCATGACTCGGAGGCCATCATCAGCACCTGGCACAGTGCCATCACCCAGGGCATCCAGGAGATG TCCGCAGACCTGCCTCCCGAGGAGGAAAGTGAGAGCAGCGGCGTGGACTTTGGGTCCAGTGAGCGCCTAGGAAGCTGGCGGGAGGATGAGCCACGGCCTGGTGCAG CACCGCCCACCCCGGGGCCCGGAGGCCTGGAGAGTGACATCAGCAAGGTCCGGCAGAAGCTCCGCAAGTTCCTGCTGAAGCGGCCCACGCTGCAGTCGCTGCGGGAAAAGGGCTACATCAAAG ACCAGGTGTTCGGCTGTCCGCTGGCCGAGCTGTGTGAGCGCGAGAAGAGCCCAGTGCCGCGCTTCGTGCAGCAGAGCATCCGCGCCGTCGAGGCCCGGG GGCTGGACATCGACGGTCTGTACCGCATCAGTGGAAATCTGGCCACCATCCAGAAGCTGCGCCATAGGGTGGACCACG ATGAACATCTGGACCTGGAAGACGGGCGCTGGGAAGACGTTCATGTTATCACCGGTGCCCTGAAGCTCTTCTTTCGAGAGCTGCCCGAGCCCCTCTTCCCCTTCTCACACTTCCGCCAGTTCCTCGCTGCCATCA AGCTGCAGGATCCGGCCAAGCGTTTCCGCTGTGTGCGGGACCTGGTGCGCTCGCTGCCCGCCCCCAATCACGACACGCTGCGGGCGCTCTTTCAGCATCTGTGCCG GGTGATCGAGCACGGAGAACGGAACCGCATGTCCGTGCAGAACGTGGCCATAGTCTTCGGGCCCACGCTGCTGCGGCCCGAGACGGAGGAAGCCAGCATGCCCATGACCATGGTGTTCCAGAACCAGCTGGTAGAGCTCATCCTGCAGCAGTGCTCGGACATCTTCCCGCCGCCCTGA
- the ARHGAP27 gene encoding rho GTPase-activating protein 27 isoform X4, with the protein MVDIIAKLTKRKSRELRGQVDEPPEPVYANVERQPPATSPRAAAAPRSVGDPVWETHTDAGTGRPYYYNPETGVTTWESPFEAAEGAASPATSPASVGSHESLETEWGQYWDEESRRVFFYNPLTGETAWEDELEDQPEDEQEMQPGLSPSSTRDQRPPTPETDYPDLLASYPEEDYSPVGSLSETGPASPFVTPPGWSRHVSPDGQTVYTNNITEEQWVRLENQHGKPYFYNPDDASVQWALPQVPVPVPAPRNIHKSNQNSETPAQASPPEEKIKTLDKAGVLHRTKIVDKGKRLRKKHWSASWTVLEGGVLTFFKDSKNSAAGGLRQPSKFSTPEFTVDLKGASLAWAPKDKSSKKNVLELRTRDGSEYLIQHDSEAIISTWHSAITQGIQEMSADLPPEEESESSGVDFGSSERLGSWREDEPRPGAAPPTPGPGGLESDISKVRQKLRKFLLKRPTLQSLREKGYIKDQVFGCPLAELCEREKSPVPRFVQQSIRAVEARGLDIDGLYRISGNLATIQKLRHRVDHDEHLDLEDGRWEDVHVITGALKLFFRELPEPLFPFSHFRQFLAAIKLQDPAKRFRCVRDLVRSLPAPNHDTLRALFQHLCRVIEHGERNRMSVQNVAIVFGPTLLRPETEEASMPMTMVFQNQLVELILQQCSDIFPPP; encoded by the exons GTGGACGAGCCCCCGGAGCCCGTGTACGCGAACGTAGAGAGGCAGCCTCCGGCCACGTCGCCCCGCGCTGCCGCCGCCCctcgcagtgtgggagacccggtgTGGGAGACGCACACGGACGCGGGCACCGGGCGCCCCTACTACTACAACCCGGAGACGGGCGTGACCACCTGGGAGTCGCCCTTCGAGGCTGCCGAGGGCGCCGCCAGCCCGGCCACGTCCCCGGCCTCGGTGGGCAGCCACGAGAGCCTCGAGACCGAGTGGGGCCAGTACTGGGATGAGGAGAGCCGCAGGGTGTTCTTCTACAACCCGCTGACGGGCGAGACGGCTTGGGAGGACGAGTTAGAGGACCAGCCGGAGGACGAGCAGGAGATGCAGCCGGGCCTGAGCCCCAGCAGCACCAGGGACCAGAGG CCCCCAACCCCCGAGACGGACTACCCCGATTTGCTGGCCAGTTACCCAGAGGAAGACTATTCCCCCGTGGGCTCCCTCAGTGAGACCGGCCCCGCCTCTCCCTTTGTCACACCCCCAGGCTGGTCTCGCCATGTGAGCCCAGATGGGCAGACGGTGTACACCAACAACATCACCGAAGAACAG TGGGTGAGGCTGGAGAACCAACATGGGAAGCCTTACTTCTACAACCCAGATGACGCCTCGGTTCAGTGGGCTCTGCCCCAG GTCCCAGTCCCCGTCCCTGCCCCTCGAAACATCCACAAATCCAACCAGAACAGTGAGACCCCAGCCCAAGCCAGCCCCCCAGAAGAGAAG ATCAAGACCCTGGACAAGGCAGGCGTGCTCCATCGCACCAAGATAGTGGACAAAGGAAAGCGGCTCCG GAAGAAGCACTGGAGCGCCTCCTGGACAGTGCTGGAGGGCGGAGTCCTGACTTTCTTCAAAGACTCGAAAAACTCAGCTGCCGGTGGCCTG agGCAGCCTTCCAAGTTCTCCACCCCTGAGTTCACGGTAGACCTGAAGGGGGCCTCTCTCGCCTGGGCCCCCAAAGACAAATCCAGCAAGAAGAATGTGCTGGAG CTTCGGACCCGAGATGGCTCAGAGTACCTGATCCAGCATGACTCGGAGGCCATCATCAGCACCTGGCACAGTGCCATCACCCAGGGCATCCAGGAGATG TCCGCAGACCTGCCTCCCGAGGAGGAAAGTGAGAGCAGCGGCGTGGACTTTGGGTCCAGTGAGCGCCTAGGAAGCTGGCGGGAGGATGAGCCACGGCCTGGTGCAG CACCGCCCACCCCGGGGCCCGGAGGCCTGGAGAGTGACATCAGCAAGGTCCGGCAGAAGCTCCGCAAGTTCCTGCTGAAGCGGCCCACGCTGCAGTCGCTGCGGGAAAAGGGCTACATCAAAG ACCAGGTGTTCGGCTGTCCGCTGGCCGAGCTGTGTGAGCGCGAGAAGAGCCCAGTGCCGCGCTTCGTGCAGCAGAGCATCCGCGCCGTCGAGGCCCGGG GGCTGGACATCGACGGTCTGTACCGCATCAGTGGAAATCTGGCCACCATCCAGAAGCTGCGCCATAGGGTGGACCACG ATGAACATCTGGACCTGGAAGACGGGCGCTGGGAAGACGTTCATGTTATCACCGGTGCCCTGAAGCTCTTCTTTCGAGAGCTGCCCGAGCCCCTCTTCCCCTTCTCACACTTCCGCCAGTTCCTCGCTGCCATCA AGCTGCAGGATCCGGCCAAGCGTTTCCGCTGTGTGCGGGACCTGGTGCGCTCGCTGCCCGCCCCCAATCACGACACGCTGCGGGCGCTCTTTCAGCATCTGTGCCG GGTGATCGAGCACGGAGAACGGAACCGCATGTCCGTGCAGAACGTGGCCATAGTCTTCGGGCCCACGCTGCTGCGGCCCGAGACGGAGGAAGCCAGCATGCCCATGACCATGGTGTTCCAGAACCAGCTGGTAGAGCTCATCCTGCAGCAGTGCTCGGACATCTTCCCGCCGCCCTGA
- the ARHGAP27 gene encoding rho GTPase-activating protein 27 isoform X5, translating to MQPGLSPSSTRDQRPPTPETDYPDLLASYPEEDYSPVGSLSETGPASPFVTPPGWSRHVSPDGQTVYTNNITEEQWVRLENQHGKPYFYNPDDASVQWALPQVPVPVPAPRNIHKSNQNSETPAQASPPEEKIKTLDKAGVLHRTKIVDKGKRLRKKHWSASWTVLEGGVLTFFKDSKNSAAGGLRQPSKFSTPEFTVDLKGASLAWAPKDKSSKKNVLELRTRDGSEYLIQHDSEAIISTWHSAITQGIQEMSADLPPEEESESSGVDFGSSERLGSWREDEPRPGAAPPTPGPGGLESDISKVRQKLRKFLLKRPTLQSLREKGYIKDQVFGCPLAELCEREKSPVPRFVQQSIRAVEARGLDIDGLYRISGNLATIQKLRHRVDHDEHLDLEDGRWEDVHVITGALKLFFRELPEPLFPFSHFRQFLAAIKLQDPAKRFRCVRDLVRSLPAPNHDTLRALFQHLCRVIEHGERNRMSVQNVAIVFGPTLLRPETEEASMPMTMVFQNQLVELILQQCSDIFPPP from the exons ATGCAGCCGGGCCTGAGCCCCAGCAGCACCAGGGACCAGAGG CCCCCAACCCCCGAGACGGACTACCCCGATTTGCTGGCCAGTTACCCAGAGGAAGACTATTCCCCCGTGGGCTCCCTCAGTGAGACCGGCCCCGCCTCTCCCTTTGTCACACCCCCAGGCTGGTCTCGCCATGTGAGCCCAGATGGGCAGACGGTGTACACCAACAACATCACCGAAGAACAG TGGGTGAGGCTGGAGAACCAACATGGGAAGCCTTACTTCTACAACCCAGATGACGCCTCGGTTCAGTGGGCTCTGCCCCAG GTCCCAGTCCCCGTCCCTGCCCCTCGAAACATCCACAAATCCAACCAGAACAGTGAGACCCCAGCCCAAGCCAGCCCCCCAGAAGAGAAG ATCAAGACCCTGGACAAGGCAGGCGTGCTCCATCGCACCAAGATAGTGGACAAAGGAAAGCGGCTCCG GAAGAAGCACTGGAGCGCCTCCTGGACAGTGCTGGAGGGCGGAGTCCTGACTTTCTTCAAAGACTCGAAAAACTCAGCTGCCGGTGGCCTG agGCAGCCTTCCAAGTTCTCCACCCCTGAGTTCACGGTAGACCTGAAGGGGGCCTCTCTCGCCTGGGCCCCCAAAGACAAATCCAGCAAGAAGAATGTGCTGGAG CTTCGGACCCGAGATGGCTCAGAGTACCTGATCCAGCATGACTCGGAGGCCATCATCAGCACCTGGCACAGTGCCATCACCCAGGGCATCCAGGAGATG TCCGCAGACCTGCCTCCCGAGGAGGAAAGTGAGAGCAGCGGCGTGGACTTTGGGTCCAGTGAGCGCCTAGGAAGCTGGCGGGAGGATGAGCCACGGCCTGGTGCAG CACCGCCCACCCCGGGGCCCGGAGGCCTGGAGAGTGACATCAGCAAGGTCCGGCAGAAGCTCCGCAAGTTCCTGCTGAAGCGGCCCACGCTGCAGTCGCTGCGGGAAAAGGGCTACATCAAAG ACCAGGTGTTCGGCTGTCCGCTGGCCGAGCTGTGTGAGCGCGAGAAGAGCCCAGTGCCGCGCTTCGTGCAGCAGAGCATCCGCGCCGTCGAGGCCCGGG GGCTGGACATCGACGGTCTGTACCGCATCAGTGGAAATCTGGCCACCATCCAGAAGCTGCGCCATAGGGTGGACCACG ATGAACATCTGGACCTGGAAGACGGGCGCTGGGAAGACGTTCATGTTATCACCGGTGCCCTGAAGCTCTTCTTTCGAGAGCTGCCCGAGCCCCTCTTCCCCTTCTCACACTTCCGCCAGTTCCTCGCTGCCATCA AGCTGCAGGATCCGGCCAAGCGTTTCCGCTGTGTGCGGGACCTGGTGCGCTCGCTGCCCGCCCCCAATCACGACACGCTGCGGGCGCTCTTTCAGCATCTGTGCCG GGTGATCGAGCACGGAGAACGGAACCGCATGTCCGTGCAGAACGTGGCCATAGTCTTCGGGCCCACGCTGCTGCGGCCCGAGACGGAGGAAGCCAGCATGCCCATGACCATGGTGTTCCAGAACCAGCTGGTAGAGCTCATCCTGCAGCAGTGCTCGGACATCTTCCCGCCGCCCTGA